From the genome of Nicotiana sylvestris chromosome 1, ASM39365v2, whole genome shotgun sequence:
CTGAGAAGATAGAAGCACTTCCTAAATGGCTGAGACTCATTTCTCCTAAagagattgatttttttttattgggCTTGACAGGCTACTACAAGCATTATTTGTATAGGATTCCTCTAGAATAGCACCACTACTCACCAAGTTAACATAGAAAGTCACCAAATTTCAGTAAATGTAGGAATGTAAGACGAGATTCCAAAAGCCCAAGGCATATTTGACAACCATACCCGTGTTATCCTTATTCCAGTAGGCTCTAGAGGATTCACGATGTTCTGTGATACTTCGAGGGTAGGATTAGGATATTTTCTCATGCATAATAGTTGTGTAATAACTTATGTTCAATAAAGTTGAAGAAGCGCAAGTTGGATGATGCCACTCATGAGTTGGAGACGGACACAATGGTATTTCCATTTAGGATATAGAGATACTATTTATACGAAGAAACCTAAGAGATTTATACATAGTACAAGAGCCTGAAGCACATTTAAAATCACAACAAATATAAATATTTATCAATGCCGATGGAGGGAATTACTGAAGATATAACTGTACTATTTTGTATTGTATGGGAAATATAAAATATTATGGCttatgcaaaaaaataaaaaataaaaaataaaaatatgggtAATTTGGCGCATATAGTTCCTTAAGATACTTCTGTACAAAGATGCGCATAGACTAGAAGGTACACTCAGtgtgaaaaaaaaatcaaagacaTTATTGGCTATTGGTCCAGACTGATGTAGAGTGCATAAAGGCTAGTCAATACGAGGATGAGCGATTGTTCAAGTACCAAGATTAGTTTTTGCTAGTAAAAGCGAGGATATAACTATTAATAATGATGGTATTGTCTGACGAGATAATCAATTATGTGTAGCAAACATATATGGGTTGAGACAAGTTATTTGTGATGGAGCTCACAACTCTAGATACACTATATATCGCAAGTATATAAGATGCAATATGACTAGGAAAAAAAATGGATTggttagaaaagaaaaaaatataatttgttaaCTTTGTTTCTAACTATTTGACATGTCGGCATGCTAAGGCAAGCCCTTGCGACTCACATGCCTACTACAACAACACAAGATTCTGAAGTAGAAATGCAATAGAATTACAATACATATATGTCTGAATTATCTAAACAATTAGAGGTATGATTATATGTGGGAAAGTTGTAAATTGGCTTATGTAGTAGGCACATTTCTTGCTAGTCAAAACTCTTATAGTAAGGAAAAATATGCACAGATATACATGAACGGAAAATTTATCTGACTCAATAGAGCTCTATTGTCCATCATCTCTGATAGAGGATCACAATTCACTTCACGACTTGGAAATCTTTTCACTAGACGTTGGGCACATGAGTAGATCTTAGTACTAGTTTTATCACCCACAAACGCAAAGTCCGAATATATTGTACAGACCTTGGTGGATATGTTGAGAGCTTGCATTCATGAGTTTGGAAGAAGTTGGGACACTTACCTACCTTTAgatgaatttgcttacaacaatagctttcagtccagtattcaaatgGCATCGTACGAAGCATTATATGGTAGAAGATGTCGTTCTTCTATCGGATGGTTTGAAGCTGGTGAGACTAACTTATTGGGACCCGACTTAGTACAAGAAGCTATGGACAAAGTCCAGTTGATCAGACAGAGATTGCTTACAGCTCAAAGTAGACAAAAGTCTTATGCtgataagagaagaagagatttaGTGTTCACAATTGGAGATAAAGTGTTCTTACGAGTCTCTCCCATGAAAGGTGTGATGCGATTTGGGAAAAGAGGCAAGCTGAGCCACAAGTTTATAGGACTGTATGAGATACTAGACCGAGTAGGAGCTGTGGCTTATCGTTTGGCACTTCCTCCTGAGTTGTCCTTTATTCATCTAGTTTTTCATATCTCGATGTTAAGGAAATGTATATCAGACTCATCTCAGATAATTGAAGCCCCTACTATACCACTTGATGAAAAGTTGTCTTACGAGGAGGAACCGATGGCAATTGTTGATAGACAAGTAAGAAACCTACGGTCAAGAGAAATTATGTTCGTTAAAGTTTTGTGGAGAAATCATACCATTGAAGAAGCTACTTGGGAAGTAGAAAAAGATATGCAAGCGAAGTATCCTCATTTGTTCAGTCTACAGGTACGAACTTGAGTTAAATTCAGGGACCGAATTTCTTAAGGTGGGGAGGATGTAATACTCTATATTTTAATAAGGGTGTATTGGTCATtagcaaaataataataataataataataataataataataataataataataatataagaaACTATCTATAAAAAAACTAAACAAATAGATAAATGGGGGGAGATTTAAAACAAGGGTCGAAGCCCAttagaaaagaatgaaaaaaagggGTTAAACAAAGCTTTCAAAAGCTTTCTGAAGCAAAAGCCGCAGAAA
Proteins encoded in this window:
- the LOC104216225 gene encoding uncharacterized protein codes for the protein MLRACIHEFGRSWDTYLPLDEFAYNNSFQSSIQMASYEALYGRRCRSSIGWFEAGETNLLGPDLVQEAMDKVQLIRQRLLTAQSRQKSYADKRRRDLVFTIGDKVFLRVSPMKGVMRFGKRGKLSHKFIGLYEILDRVGAVAYRLALPPELSFIHLVFHISMLRKCISDSSQIIEAPTIPLDEKLSYEEEPMAIVDRQVRNLRSREIMFVKVLWRNHTIEEATWEVEKDMQAKYPHLFSLQVRT